The Leucobacter chromiiresistens genome has a window encoding:
- a CDS encoding fumarylacetoacetate hydrolase family protein, translated as MKVARFRVDDEIAFGVLDQAEDCSGVEIVELAGDPMVAGYATTGRRFAFTDVQLLAPVIPRSKIVCVGKNYADHVAEMQHVTGIDGGAPEEPLLFLKPNTAIIGPGDAIVRPAISDRVEHEGELAIVIGALAKNVAEDEALKYVFGFTCANDVTARDLQIKDGQWARGKGFDTFCPLGPVIETDPDLSDARVVTRVNGEVRQDGRTSQLIHSLARIVSYASEAFTLLPGDVILTGTPAGVGLLEAGDTVEVEVEGIGILRNRVV; from the coding sequence ATGAAGGTGGCGCGCTTTCGAGTCGACGATGAGATCGCCTTCGGCGTGCTCGACCAGGCCGAGGACTGTTCGGGGGTCGAGATCGTCGAGCTCGCAGGCGACCCGATGGTCGCGGGGTACGCGACGACCGGTCGCCGCTTCGCGTTCACCGATGTGCAGCTGCTCGCCCCGGTGATCCCGCGCTCCAAGATCGTCTGCGTCGGCAAGAACTACGCCGACCACGTCGCGGAGATGCAGCACGTGACCGGCATCGACGGCGGCGCTCCGGAGGAGCCCCTGCTCTTCCTGAAGCCGAACACGGCGATCATCGGCCCGGGCGACGCCATCGTGCGGCCGGCGATCTCCGACCGGGTGGAGCACGAGGGCGAACTCGCCATCGTCATCGGCGCCCTCGCGAAGAACGTCGCGGAGGACGAGGCGCTGAAGTACGTCTTCGGCTTCACGTGCGCCAACGACGTCACCGCGCGCGACCTGCAGATCAAGGACGGCCAGTGGGCTCGCGGCAAGGGCTTCGACACCTTCTGCCCGCTCGGCCCGGTCATCGAGACCGATCCCGACCTCTCCGACGCCCGCGTCGTCACCCGCGTGAACGGGGAGGTGCGGCAGGACGGGCGCACCTCCCAGCTCATCCACTCGCTCGCCCGCATCGTCTCGTACGCCTCGGAGGCGTTCACGCTGCTGCCGGGCGACGTGATCCTCACCGGCACGCCCGCGGGAGTCGGCCTCCTCGAGGCCGGTGACACCGTCGAGGTGGAGGTCGAGGGCATCGGCATCCTCCGCAATCGCGTCGTATGA
- a CDS encoding GuaB1 family IMP dehydrogenase-related protein, translating into MEFIGATPTVDLTYSDVFLVPRRSEVRSRLDVALAPEDGTPATIPLVAANMNSVAGPRLAAVLARRGGLAVLPQDLSLDATAAAIRRVKVEPVAVDAPIVLPPEATAADALRLVPRAEGQLVVVADAAGPEAGAGAVPIGAVRGTLGALRLATVPADARLGDLLHAQTVVLDEADLGEGRAAFAAVDAALGANPGGSAEAVCIVRDGALLGTLSRRSALRASIYGPALDAEGRLAVAAAVGINGDVAAKASALAAAGADVLVVDTAHGHQESMLRALDAVSALDLGLPVVAGNIVTAEGARDLVSAGASILKVGVGPGAMCTTRMMTAVGRPQFSAVLETAQAARELGAHVWADGGVRYPRDVALALAAGASSVMVGSWFAGTAESPGELLADADGRQYKESWGMASTKAVQGRFGGLDAFELARKKLFAEGISSSKIYLDPQRPGVEDLIDMITSGVRSSFTYAGAGSVPEFQRRARVGLQSAAGYEEGKALPVSW; encoded by the coding sequence ATGGAGTTCATCGGCGCGACCCCGACGGTCGACCTCACCTATTCGGACGTCTTCCTGGTACCCCGCCGATCGGAGGTGCGGAGCCGACTCGACGTCGCCCTGGCCCCCGAAGACGGCACGCCGGCGACGATCCCGCTCGTCGCCGCCAACATGAACTCGGTGGCCGGCCCCCGACTCGCGGCGGTGCTCGCGCGGCGCGGCGGGCTCGCAGTGCTGCCGCAGGATCTCTCGCTCGATGCGACGGCAGCGGCGATCCGCCGGGTGAAGGTCGAGCCCGTCGCCGTCGATGCGCCGATCGTGCTGCCGCCCGAGGCGACCGCCGCCGACGCACTGCGACTCGTGCCCCGCGCCGAGGGGCAGCTGGTAGTCGTGGCCGATGCGGCCGGGCCCGAAGCCGGTGCGGGAGCCGTGCCGATCGGCGCCGTGCGCGGCACGCTGGGCGCGCTGCGCCTGGCGACCGTGCCCGCGGACGCGCGCCTCGGCGATCTGCTGCACGCGCAGACGGTGGTGCTCGACGAGGCCGACCTCGGCGAGGGCCGCGCCGCGTTCGCAGCGGTGGACGCCGCGCTCGGCGCGAACCCCGGCGGCTCCGCGGAGGCGGTGTGCATCGTGCGCGACGGCGCACTGCTCGGCACGCTCTCGCGCCGCTCGGCGCTGCGCGCGTCGATCTACGGGCCGGCGCTCGACGCGGAGGGGCGTCTCGCGGTCGCCGCGGCGGTCGGCATCAACGGCGACGTCGCGGCGAAGGCGAGCGCGCTCGCGGCGGCCGGCGCCGATGTGCTCGTGGTCGATACGGCCCACGGCCACCAGGAGAGCATGCTGCGCGCGCTCGACGCCGTGTCCGCGCTCGACCTCGGGCTCCCCGTCGTCGCGGGCAACATCGTCACGGCCGAGGGTGCGCGGGATCTCGTCTCGGCCGGCGCCTCCATTCTGAAGGTGGGTGTCGGGCCCGGAGCGATGTGCACGACCCGCATGATGACGGCCGTGGGGCGCCCGCAGTTCTCCGCCGTGCTCGAGACCGCGCAGGCCGCGCGCGAGCTCGGCGCGCACGTGTGGGCCGACGGCGGCGTGCGCTACCCGCGAGATGTGGCCCTCGCGCTGGCGGCGGGCGCGTCCTCCGTCATGGTGGGCTCGTGGTTCGCCGGCACGGCGGAATCGCCGGGCGAGCTGCTCGCGGATGCCGACGGCCGGCAGTACAAGGAGTCGTGGGGGATGGCCTCGACGAAGGCCGTGCAGGGTCGGTTCGGCGGGCTCGACGCCTTCGAGCTCGCGCGCAAGAAGCTCTTCGCGGAGGGCATCTCGTCGTCGAAGATCTACCTCGACCCCCAGCGGCCGGGGGTGGAGGACCTGATCGACATGATCACCTCGGGGGTGCGTTCGTCGTTCACGTACGCCGGAGCGGGCAGCGTGCCCGAGTTCCAGCGGCGCGCGCGCGTGGGTCTGCAGTCGGCCGCGGGGTACGAGGAGGGCAAGGCGCTGCCCGTCTCCTGGTAG
- a CDS encoding AI-2E family transporter, with the protein MELGIDRRSSGPRTVRSAWSDGFGLLATRSLQIIVVVILAGGIIWGMRALTTVVIPILLALIFASTFAPVTGWLRRRNVPSALSAVIVLLGIVVLLSAIGWLIVWAVRDQWDDLSSQAEDGFAQVVEWSRTLPFMPDDSQLHEWGDQALDFITSAQFGSGALAGVGALTSFITGFVLMVVVLFFFLKDGPAIWRFLLRPFQGEGLRRAERAGAKTVSTLGSYVRGTAGVAAVDAVGIGLGLVILQVPLALPLAVLVFVLAFIPIVGATVAGILAALVALVSNGLVNALIVVGVVILVNQLEGNFLQPVLMGRALKLHSLVILLALTVGTVLSGILGAVLAVPLAAVAWGIVKVWDGADTPAKWARPHRTADF; encoded by the coding sequence ATGGAGCTCGGCATCGATCGGCGGTCGTCGGGGCCGAGAACGGTGCGCTCCGCATGGAGCGACGGGTTCGGCCTGCTGGCGACGCGGTCGCTGCAGATCATCGTGGTCGTGATCCTCGCCGGCGGCATCATCTGGGGTATGCGGGCGCTCACCACGGTGGTGATCCCGATTCTGCTCGCCCTGATCTTCGCGAGCACATTCGCTCCGGTGACGGGCTGGCTGCGTCGGCGCAACGTGCCCTCCGCGCTGTCGGCCGTGATCGTGCTGCTCGGCATCGTCGTGCTGCTCTCGGCGATCGGCTGGCTGATCGTCTGGGCGGTGCGCGATCAGTGGGACGACCTCTCGTCGCAGGCGGAGGACGGGTTCGCGCAGGTCGTCGAGTGGTCGCGCACGCTGCCGTTCATGCCCGACGATTCGCAGCTGCACGAGTGGGGCGATCAGGCGCTCGACTTCATCACGAGCGCGCAGTTCGGCTCGGGCGCGCTCGCCGGCGTGGGGGCGCTCACCAGCTTCATCACGGGCTTCGTGCTCATGGTGGTCGTGCTGTTCTTCTTCCTGAAGGACGGCCCCGCGATCTGGCGCTTCCTGCTGCGCCCCTTCCAGGGCGAGGGCCTGCGCCGCGCGGAGCGCGCCGGAGCGAAGACCGTGTCGACGCTCGGCTCGTACGTGCGCGGCACAGCGGGCGTGGCGGCCGTGGATGCGGTCGGCATCGGTCTCGGCCTCGTGATCCTGCAGGTGCCGCTGGCCCTGCCGCTCGCGGTGCTCGTGTTCGTGCTCGCGTTCATCCCCATCGTCGGCGCGACGGTGGCCGGCATTCTCGCGGCGCTCGTCGCGCTGGTCTCCAACGGGCTCGTGAACGCGCTGATCGTCGTCGGCGTGGTGATCCTGGTCAATCAGCTCGAGGGCAACTTCCTGCAGCCGGTGCTGATGGGCCGGGCGCTGAAGCTGCACTCGCTCGTGATCCTGCTCGCGCTGACGGTGGGCACCGTGCTCAGCGGCATCCTGGGCGCCGTGCTCGCGGTGCCGCTCGCCGCAGTGGCGTGGGGCATCGTCAAGGTGTGGGACGGGGCCGATACGCCTGCGAAGTGGGCGCGGCCGCATCGCACCGCAGACTTCTGA
- the thrC gene encoding threonine synthase yields the protein MKYISTRGGMEPAPYSAILLEGLATDGGLVVPETLPRVTADEIESWRRLDYPELAAEVLSRFATDIPRADLERMCRDAYRADLFVAEEIVPLTPIDDEITLVGLSEGPTLAFKDMAMQFLGQALEYVLARSDRALNILGATSGDTGSAAEYALRGKEGIAVFMLSPQGRMSAFQRAQMYSLEDENIHNIAVAGVFDDCQNLVKALSSDLEFKRAHHLGTVNSINLGRITAQIVYYFWAWLRATDGVAADERAAYEVSVTVPSGNFGNILSGHLAKAMGLPLRKLVLAANENNVLDHFFRTGVYTPRSAAETHATSSPSMDISKASNLERFVYDLVGQDPQRLAAAWRELDETGSIDLSTELARFGAEYGLRSGSSTHADRVETIRSVHERSGRLIDPHTADGVKVAREYVEPGVPMLVLETAKPEKFPDIVFEATGKRLGIPEQLTGLLERAQRVTEMADDADELRAFISARAVHRDSAQHDQN from the coding sequence GTGAAGTACATCTCGACCCGCGGCGGCATGGAGCCGGCACCGTACAGCGCGATCCTGCTCGAAGGGCTGGCGACCGACGGCGGGCTCGTCGTTCCCGAGACACTGCCCCGCGTGACGGCCGACGAGATCGAGTCGTGGCGACGGCTCGACTACCCCGAGCTCGCCGCCGAGGTGCTCAGCCGCTTCGCCACCGACATTCCGCGCGCCGATCTCGAGCGCATGTGTCGCGACGCGTACCGAGCCGACCTCTTCGTGGCCGAGGAGATCGTTCCGCTCACGCCGATCGACGACGAGATCACGCTCGTGGGCCTCTCGGAGGGGCCGACCCTCGCGTTCAAGGACATGGCGATGCAGTTCCTCGGCCAGGCGCTCGAGTACGTGCTCGCGCGCAGCGATCGCGCGCTGAACATCCTCGGAGCGACCTCGGGCGACACCGGCTCCGCCGCGGAGTACGCCCTCCGCGGCAAGGAGGGGATCGCGGTGTTCATGCTGTCGCCGCAGGGCCGCATGAGCGCGTTCCAGCGCGCGCAGATGTACTCGCTCGAAGACGAGAACATCCACAACATCGCCGTGGCGGGGGTGTTCGACGACTGCCAGAACCTCGTGAAGGCGCTCTCGAGCGACCTGGAGTTCAAGCGCGCGCATCACCTCGGCACGGTGAACTCGATCAACCTCGGGCGCATCACCGCTCAGATCGTCTACTACTTCTGGGCGTGGCTGCGGGCGACCGACGGCGTCGCGGCCGACGAGCGCGCGGCGTACGAGGTCTCGGTGACGGTGCCGTCGGGCAACTTCGGCAACATCCTCTCCGGCCACCTCGCGAAGGCGATGGGCCTGCCGCTGCGCAAGCTCGTGCTCGCCGCGAACGAGAACAACGTGCTCGACCACTTCTTCCGCACCGGGGTCTACACGCCGCGCAGCGCCGCCGAGACGCATGCGACGTCGAGCCCGTCGATGGACATCTCGAAGGCATCGAACCTCGAGCGGTTCGTCTACGACCTCGTCGGCCAGGATCCGCAGCGCCTCGCCGCGGCGTGGCGGGAACTCGACGAGACGGGGAGCATCGACCTCTCGACCGAGCTGGCGCGCTTCGGGGCGGAGTACGGGCTGCGCAGCGGTTCGAGCACGCACGCGGATCGCGTCGAGACGATCCGCTCGGTGCACGAGCGCAGCGGACGGCTGATCGACCCGCACACCGCCGACGGAGTGAAGGTCGCGCGGGAGTACGTCGAGCCCGGAGTGCCGATGCTGGTGCTCGAGACCGCGAAGCCCGAGAAGTTCCCCGACATCGTCTTCGAGGCGACGGGGAAGCGGTTGGGCATCCCCGAGCAGCTGACCGGGCTGCTCGAGCGCGCCCAGCGCGTGACCGAGATGGCGGACGACGCGGATGAGCTGCGCGCCTTCATCTCGGCGCGCGCCGTGCATCGCGACTCCGCGCAGCACGACCAGAACTGA
- a CDS encoding branched-chain amino acid aminotransferase has translation MTDLQFTRTEAQRLSDAEREAILRDPGFGNHFTDHMISIVWTKDAGWHDAAVLPYGPIPMDPASSVLHYGQEIFEGLKAYRRPDGSVVTFRPDANARRLNDSARRLALPEIPEELFVAAIDALVSADAAWVPSGEDQSLYLRPFLIADESFLGVRAAERARFLIIASPAGPYFTGGVKPVSIWLSDEHSRAGRGGTGAAKCGGNYAASLLPQQVAAENGCQQVLFTDSATDDTIDELGGMNLFLVRSDGTLVTPRLNGNILDGITRRSLIQLARDRGHAVEEREVTVSEWREGVEQGTIAEAFACGTAAVITPIRRLKGVGLDIDFGDRAPGRLTMSLREELTGIQFGAGEDRHGWLHVVVPATEGAAR, from the coding sequence ATGACCGACTTGCAGTTCACCCGCACCGAGGCGCAGCGCCTCTCCGACGCCGAGCGCGAGGCGATCCTGCGCGACCCCGGCTTCGGCAACCACTTCACCGATCACATGATCTCCATCGTCTGGACGAAGGACGCCGGGTGGCACGACGCCGCGGTGCTGCCGTACGGGCCGATCCCCATGGACCCGGCCTCCTCCGTGCTGCACTACGGCCAGGAGATCTTCGAGGGACTGAAGGCGTACCGCCGACCCGACGGCTCCGTCGTCACCTTCCGCCCCGACGCCAACGCGCGCCGGCTGAACGATTCGGCGCGCCGGCTGGCGCTCCCCGAGATCCCCGAGGAGCTGTTCGTCGCGGCGATCGACGCGCTCGTCTCCGCCGACGCCGCGTGGGTGCCCAGCGGCGAGGACCAGAGCCTGTACCTGCGCCCGTTCCTCATCGCCGACGAGAGCTTCCTCGGGGTGCGCGCCGCTGAGCGGGCGCGCTTCCTCATCATCGCGAGCCCGGCCGGCCCGTACTTCACGGGCGGGGTGAAGCCGGTCTCGATCTGGCTCTCCGACGAGCACTCCCGTGCGGGGCGCGGAGGCACCGGCGCGGCGAAGTGCGGCGGCAATTACGCCGCGTCGCTGCTGCCGCAGCAGGTGGCGGCCGAGAACGGATGCCAGCAGGTGCTGTTCACGGACTCGGCGACCGACGACACGATCGACGAGCTCGGCGGCATGAACCTCTTCCTAGTGCGCTCGGATGGCACGCTCGTCACCCCGCGCCTCAACGGGAACATCCTCGACGGCATCACCCGGCGCAGCCTCATCCAGCTGGCGCGCGACCGGGGTCACGCGGTCGAGGAGCGCGAGGTGACGGTGTCGGAGTGGCGCGAGGGCGTCGAGCAGGGGACGATCGCCGAGGCCTTCGCGTGCGGCACCGCGGCCGTCATCACGCCGATCCGCCGCCTCAAGGGCGTCGGACTCGACATCGACTTCGGCGATCGCGCGCCGGGGAGGCTGACCATGTCGCTTCGAGAGGAGCTCACCGGCATCCAGTTCGGAGCCGGCGAGGATCGCCACGGCTGGCTGCACGTGGTCGTGCCGGCGACCGAGGGGGCCGCCCGATGA
- a CDS encoding DUF4190 domain-containing protein — protein sequence MSDPNLPNGEQPPQQRTPLQPPSVSEPELTSQLPSDFQPGAAVPPPATTPLPPTASTPPGSPVPPSGSVPPGSPMPPAPPASPAGQVPPGYGAVPPQGPQGPQGPQQGYAPGGYPPAQPKGLAIAALIVGIASLVFFWFWILGLLGGIAAVILGILALRKRQSKGMSLTGVITGGVAVLASIGVLIFSLFVLGSVMNAAGGAMSEFDQLTEELETATPSPAPSDSPSELSSEGASDGASAGASEGASDASGDDTAGTGERSAEFCAALTSFSSSGTSTELTEEVLASLKSLADIESPNQTVYQRFYEYAQDPLSVDDSSTLLSDYFDAVSDDAMACV from the coding sequence ATGTCCGACCCGAATCTTCCGAACGGCGAGCAGCCGCCGCAGCAGCGCACGCCGCTGCAACCGCCGTCCGTGTCCGAGCCGGAGCTCACCTCTCAGCTCCCCTCCGACTTCCAGCCGGGCGCCGCGGTTCCGCCGCCGGCCACGACTCCGCTGCCTCCCACCGCTTCGACGCCTCCGGGATCGCCGGTGCCCCCGTCCGGCTCCGTACCGCCCGGCTCCCCGATGCCGCCCGCGCCCCCAGCTTCCCCGGCCGGCCAGGTTCCGCCCGGGTACGGCGCGGTGCCCCCGCAGGGCCCGCAGGGTCCGCAGGGTCCGCAGCAGGGGTACGCTCCCGGCGGGTACCCGCCCGCTCAGCCGAAGGGCCTCGCGATCGCGGCGCTCATCGTGGGCATCGCGAGCCTCGTGTTCTTCTGGTTCTGGATCCTCGGCCTGCTGGGCGGCATCGCAGCCGTCATCCTCGGCATCCTCGCGCTGCGGAAGCGCCAGTCGAAGGGCATGTCGCTCACCGGCGTCATCACCGGCGGCGTCGCCGTGCTCGCCTCGATCGGCGTGCTCATCTTCTCCCTCTTCGTGCTCGGCTCGGTGATGAACGCCGCGGGCGGAGCGATGAGCGAATTCGACCAGCTGACCGAGGAGCTCGAGACGGCGACGCCCTCCCCGGCTCCGAGCGACAGCCCGTCCGAGCTGTCCTCCGAGGGTGCGTCCGACGGCGCCTCCGCGGGGGCCTCCGAGGGCGCGTCGGATGCGAGCGGCGACGACACCGCCGGCACCGGCGAGCGGTCGGCGGAGTTCTGCGCCGCGCTGACCTCCTTCTCCAGCAGCGGCACGTCGACGGAGCTGACCGAGGAGGTGCTCGCCTCGCTGAAGTCGCTCGCCGACATCGAGAGCCCGAACCAGACGGTGTACCAGCGCTTCTACGAGTACGCGCAGGATCCGCTGAGCGTCGATGACAGCAGCACGCTGCTCAGCGACTACTTCGACGCCGTGAGCGACGACGCGATGGCCTGCGTCTGA
- a CDS encoding 3-isopropylmalate dehydrogenase: MTRTIKLAVIPGDGIGPEVIAQANRVLDAVLHGGDVVLDRTEFSLGAERFLATGETLPEAEQAAIAEHDAILFGAVGGVPGDPRLAQANIERGLLLKLRFDFEHYANVRPCTLFPGVASTLANPGPVDFVVVREGTEGPYAGNGGRLRPGTHAEVATEVSVNTAYGIERVVRYAFETALARPRRKLTWVHKTNVLVHAGATWQRIVRAVAEEYPEVAVDYMHVDAATIFIVQDPSRFDVLVTDNLFGDILTDLAGAIGGGIGLAASGNINPDGTFPSMFEPVHGSAPDIAGKQLADPTAAILSAGLMLDHLGLVSDGDRVRAAVRADLASRGAAPRSTGEIGDAVIARLAPRGA, translated from the coding sequence GTGACCCGAACCATCAAGCTCGCCGTCATCCCGGGCGACGGGATCGGCCCCGAGGTCATCGCGCAGGCGAATCGCGTGCTCGACGCAGTGCTCCACGGCGGCGACGTCGTGCTCGACCGCACCGAGTTCTCGCTCGGCGCCGAGCGCTTCCTCGCGACGGGGGAGACGCTCCCCGAGGCGGAGCAGGCGGCGATCGCGGAGCACGACGCGATCCTCTTCGGCGCCGTCGGCGGCGTTCCCGGCGACCCGCGCCTCGCGCAGGCCAACATCGAGCGCGGGCTCCTGCTGAAGCTCCGCTTCGATTTCGAGCACTACGCGAACGTGCGGCCCTGCACGCTCTTCCCGGGCGTCGCCTCGACCCTCGCGAACCCCGGCCCCGTCGACTTCGTCGTGGTGCGCGAGGGCACGGAGGGCCCGTACGCCGGCAACGGCGGCCGCCTGCGCCCGGGAACGCACGCCGAGGTGGCGACCGAGGTGTCGGTGAACACGGCGTACGGCATCGAGCGGGTCGTGCGCTACGCCTTCGAGACGGCGCTCGCGCGGCCGCGGAGGAAGCTCACCTGGGTGCACAAGACGAACGTGCTCGTGCACGCCGGCGCCACCTGGCAGCGCATCGTGCGGGCGGTCGCGGAGGAGTACCCGGAGGTGGCGGTCGACTACATGCACGTCGACGCCGCCACCATCTTCATTGTGCAGGACCCGTCGCGGTTCGACGTCCTCGTGACTGATAACCTGTTCGGAGACATCCTCACGGACCTGGCCGGCGCTATCGGCGGCGGCATCGGGCTCGCGGCCTCCGGCAACATCAATCCCGACGGCACGTTCCCGAGCATGTTCGAGCCCGTCCACGGCTCCGCTCCCGACATCGCCGGGAAGCAGCTGGCAGACCCGACCGCGGCGATCCTCTCCGCGGGTCTCATGCTCGATCATCTGGGGCTCGTCTCCGACGGCGACCGCGTGCGCGCCGCCGTCCGAGCCGACCTCGCCTCCCGGGGAGCCGCGCCGCGCTCCACCGGTGAGATCGGCGATGCCGTGATCGCCCGGCTGGCGCCCCGCGGCGCCTGA
- a CDS encoding dipeptidase, which produces MTDEQQTFEAALRDAAQAGQERTLDDLQRLVRIPSVSWPAFDPAHVAESAEAVAALLRDIGIFDVVEVRRAPIEGGDALGQPAVVARREARGGRPTVLLYAHHDVQPPGNDDDWESAPFEPTLRNGRLYGRGAADDKAGVMAHIGAIRALVAAAEAQGRELDLGIALFIEGEEEWASQSFGNFLRENREVLAADAIIVADSSNWDEETPALTVALRGAVACNVRVETLDRASHSGMFGGAVPDAMLAAVRLLDTLWDADGAVAVEGFGSVEMEVPEYDEDRLRAETGLLDGVRPVGRGPILSRLWAQPAISITGIDAPDIANASNTLIPSVRVRLSARIAPGQDPEAAYAALAQHLQDHAPFGARVAVEEPGLGQAFQVDTGGWAVAEARGAMADAWERQPVDIGVGGSIPFIADLVDEFPEAQILVTGVEDPDGRAHSPNESLHLESFRKALLAEALFLARLDRRAG; this is translated from the coding sequence ATGACCGACGAGCAGCAGACATTCGAGGCGGCGCTCCGCGACGCCGCGCAGGCCGGTCAGGAGCGCACGCTCGACGACCTGCAGCGACTGGTGCGCATCCCGTCGGTCTCGTGGCCGGCCTTCGACCCGGCGCACGTCGCCGAGAGCGCCGAGGCCGTGGCGGCGCTGCTGCGCGACATCGGCATCTTCGACGTCGTCGAGGTGCGCCGAGCCCCGATCGAGGGCGGTGACGCACTGGGGCAGCCCGCCGTCGTGGCGCGACGCGAGGCTCGCGGCGGTCGGCCCACGGTGCTGCTCTACGCCCACCACGATGTGCAGCCGCCTGGCAACGACGACGACTGGGAGTCCGCGCCGTTCGAGCCGACGCTCCGCAACGGTCGCCTGTACGGACGGGGCGCCGCCGACGACAAGGCCGGCGTCATGGCGCACATCGGCGCCATTCGCGCGCTCGTCGCCGCCGCCGAGGCGCAGGGACGCGAGCTCGACCTCGGCATCGCCCTCTTCATCGAGGGCGAGGAGGAGTGGGCGTCGCAGTCGTTCGGCAACTTCCTGCGCGAGAACCGCGAGGTGCTCGCCGCGGATGCGATCATCGTCGCCGACTCGAGCAACTGGGACGAGGAGACGCCGGCGCTGACCGTGGCGCTGCGCGGCGCGGTGGCGTGCAACGTGCGCGTGGAAACGCTCGACCGCGCCTCGCACTCGGGCATGTTCGGGGGAGCGGTGCCCGACGCGATGCTCGCCGCCGTGCGGCTGCTCGACACGCTCTGGGACGCGGACGGCGCTGTGGCGGTCGAGGGGTTCGGGTCGGTCGAGATGGAGGTGCCCGAGTACGACGAGGATCGCCTGCGCGCAGAGACCGGGCTGCTCGACGGCGTGCGCCCGGTGGGGCGCGGCCCGATCCTCTCGCGCCTCTGGGCGCAGCCCGCGATCTCGATCACCGGCATCGACGCCCCCGACATCGCGAACGCGTCGAACACCCTCATCCCCTCGGTGCGGGTGCGGTTGAGCGCGCGCATCGCGCCCGGGCAGGATCCCGAGGCGGCGTACGCGGCGCTCGCGCAGCACCTGCAGGATCACGCGCCGTTCGGCGCCCGGGTCGCCGTGGAGGAGCCGGGCCTCGGGCAGGCGTTCCAGGTCGATACCGGCGGCTGGGCGGTCGCGGAGGCGCGCGGCGCGATGGCCGACGCGTGGGAGCGGCAGCCGGTCGACATCGGGGTCGGGGGATCGATCCCGTTCATCGCCGATCTCGTCGACGAGTTCCCGGAGGCGCAGATCCTCGTCACGGGCGTCGAGGATCCCGACGGGCGCGCCCACAGCCCGAACGAATCGCTCCACCTGGAGTCGTTCCGCAAGGCCCTGCTCGCGGAGGCCCTGTTCCTCGCGCGACTCGATCGCCGAGCGGGCTGA
- the mscL gene encoding large conductance mechanosensitive channel protein MscL, with protein sequence MLSGFKAFILRGNVIELAVAVVIGAAFNAVVQRIVDSLINPIVGQAFDADSLDGALVVALPRGGEIAFGAVIGAIINFVIVAAVVYFVFVLPMNKLRPKVAEAPTGPSDVDLLGEIRDLLRAQVAQEPGASPTAPEGPAAPVAPATGDATSSDPGATPPPPAHKH encoded by the coding sequence ATGCTGAGTGGATTCAAGGCGTTCATCCTGCGGGGGAACGTGATCGAGCTCGCGGTCGCCGTCGTCATCGGCGCCGCGTTCAACGCCGTGGTGCAGCGCATCGTCGATTCGCTCATCAACCCGATCGTCGGCCAGGCGTTCGACGCCGATTCGCTCGACGGCGCTCTGGTCGTCGCCCTGCCGCGCGGCGGAGAGATCGCGTTCGGCGCGGTGATCGGCGCGATCATCAACTTCGTCATCGTCGCCGCCGTCGTGTACTTCGTCTTCGTGCTGCCGATGAACAAGCTCCGGCCGAAGGTGGCCGAGGCGCCGACCGGCCCGAGCGATGTCGATCTGCTCGGCGAGATCCGGGACCTGCTCCGCGCTCAGGTCGCGCAGGAGCCCGGCGCGTCGCCGACCGCGCCCGAGGGCCCTGCGGCGCCCGTCGCTCCGGCGACCGGCGATGCGACGTCGAGCGATCCGGGCGCCACGCCGCCGCCCCCCGCGCACAAGCACTGA